In the Desulfobacterales bacterium genome, GATGACGACCCGGTCGCCTGCCTGGGCGCCGCCGGTGTTGACGGCCTGAACCTCCATCTCCCTCCCGCTCTCCAGGGTGCTGCAGGACCCTTTGGATGCGCAGTTTTCGCAGGCGCTGGACCGCGTAGTGGTGATCCACGCGGTGGTTGCGTCTACTTTGCAGACAATGCCTTCTTCAGTTGCCACCTTTAAGCTCCTCAATATATTTGCCTTTGAAGTCTGGTTCCTTTCACAATCGTTTTTAAAAGTCAAGCAAGCCGGGGGATTCTCAGTAATTCACAATGAATTGCTGAAAGATTCCTTTGACGAAAAGGGTTAGAGGGCTTGACGGCTCGTTATGGGTGGAATATGGTTGTTTTATTCGCCTTCGCCTGAATACCCTGCTGCTTGCAGCAGGGATGAAAGGCGAGGTGAACCGCGCCGAAGCTCAACTGAGCGTAGGCGGGTTAAAGCTACGGCGCAATTCCGCTTTGATACCTCGCAGCTGGCTGCGGGGAGCTTCATTATAAACCAACAAACATCATAGAGGCGTCCCATGATATCAGAGAACCGGTCCCGTGTTCTGGAAGCGGTCCGATATATAAAAGCCCGAATCGACAAACCGGCCGTTTTAGGGCTTGTAACCGGAACGGGTCTGGGGGAGAGCGTCGGGGCGATACAGGTTGAGTCGTCCCTGCAGTATGGTGAAATCCCCGGATTTCCGGCAGCCACCACCGAAAGCCATCCGGGCCGGCTTCTGGCCGGTGTGATCCAGGGCAAGCAGGTCATCGTCCTGCAGGGACGGTTGCACCTGTATGAAGGCTACACGCCGGTTGAAGTCACATTTCCGCTGCGGGTACTACAGGAACTCGGTGTACGGCGGCTGATCCTGACCAATGCGGCCGGCGGACTGAACCCCCTGTTTCGGCCGGGAGATATCATGACGATCACGGATCATATCAATCTGACCGGTACCAGTCCGTTGATCGGGCCCCATGAAGACGGGTGGGGGGAAAGGTTTCCCGACATGTCAGCGACGTATGATCGAAACCTGATAGCGCTGGCGCAAACGGCGGCAAAGGCTGAGGGGTTGTCCTTGCGCCAGGGGGTATATGCCGGATCAACGGGGCCTGCCTTAGAAACACCGGCGGAAGTTCGTTATCTTCAAAGAATCGGAGCAGATGCCGTGGGGTTTTCAACGGTTCAGGAGGTGCTTGCGGCGGTTCAGGCCCGCATGCGCATATTGGGGTTGTCGGTCATCACCAATGTGCACGACCCGGACCGGCCGGTCGCGGCAACGGCGGCTGAAATCATTGCCCTGGCCCGGGGGGCGGCGCCGAAACTGGGAGCGATTATAGCCGCTGTTGTCAGAGGGCTTTAAAAGAATTTCTGCAAATATTCTTCCTTATCCATTCCGGTATAGACCGACAGGTCCGGCAGCTTTAGAGCGTTCGCTGCAAAATCCAGGACTCGCTGATAATCAAAATGCATTCCCATTTTTTCGTAGTAACTCTGAAGAATCCGTTTGGGGCGATATTCCTTGAATTCGCACGGTATCGAAAGGAGCGGAATGGCTTCACGGGCGATCACTTCAAGAATGTCGGCGTTGTTGTAACGGATGAGCGGCCTGAAAATCGAATAGCCGTCCTCCATTTTGACCAGGGGATAAAACCGCTGGGCGGTCTCCCGGAACCGTTTGCTGTCGACAGTTTCATTTTCATTAGTATTGGGAGAATAAATGTCCATCAGGACATGTTCTATGGAGTAACTGACAATGTCCCACAGGGAGAAGCTGACCACGATGACCAACTGCTGCCAGTCTTTCACCGATGCGGATAAAATTTGTTTGAGCAGTTTCTTGCGGACATCCTGGCACGGCAGGCAAGGGTTTGGGGTTATCCGTATTTCCTCGTCGGTAATGTCCATATCGTACCAGTTGACGGCCGCTCCCCGTTCCAGCCAGAAAGCGCTGATGCGTTCTTTTTCCGCGGCGGTGTAGCGGTGCACCGGAAAGGCGCCGGCATGGGCTTCCACTTCAAACCCATATTCCGGGGCCGCCTTTAAAATGAAATCCAGGGCGACGGAGGAGTCTTTGCCCGCAGAAAACAGCACAAAGAGCTTTTTAGCATTAAACTGGGAAAGGATCGGGTGATAATCTTTTTTCCAGGCGGAATAGGTCAGGGCGGTATTTATGTTGTTCTCCATGGGTTGTTCAGGGCCGTAACAGGGTTTCCCGGGATAGGCCGCGGTTGAGCCGCTCAATCTGTTGCGGGCTGACCCGGACGCCGAGTCCGGGGCCGGTTAAGGGGCCGGCCAGGCCCCCGGCATTGAAAGACACATTGTCAAGGGTAATGTTTTCCTTTAACAAAAACTTATCGTAGGAACCGTCTACATAAAGGGCGTCCCTGCATAACAGGGCCAGGGTTCTGCCGGCGGCTGAGAGCAGGCCGGATTCTCCCAACTGACAGCCGACCTGGAAATACAGCCCATGGGACCGCAAAAAATCGATGATGGCCAGGGATCTGTGAAATCCGCCGCATTTGGACAACCTGATGTTGATCATATCGTAAAATCCATCTGCAAGGATCTCCGCTGCGTCCGGCAGGGAACAGGCCGATTCGTCCGCCATCAGACGGATGTTCTTCGCCGCCATGGCGGCGGAAAATTCGGGCAGCGCGGCACTTGCGGGATCCAGCGGTTGTTCGACCACCTTGACCGGGAGCGCTGTCAGCAGGGGGATATGTTTAAGGGCCAGCCTATCGTCCCAGGCGCCGTTTACGTCGATTCGCAGATCGCAGTCCGGTCCCAGGATGGAGATGACGGTTTCAATGGTCCGGCTGTTGCCATGAAAATCACGATCCATTTTAACCCGGACCTGGCGGATCCCCAGTCGCTTGATCATGCGGCTGCGCTCAGTGATGGTTTCCGTGCTTCCCAGGTGAATGGCAGCACCGTAAACGACGCTGTCCGTCCGATGACTTTTCGGGAAATATTCAAGTATAGGGATGTCCCGGCTTTTCCCCAGGGCATCCAGCAGGGCTGTCTCAATGGCACAGATGGCTGCGTTCCGGGTTTTATCGGCGGGGAGCGCAGCGATAAATGATCTTACCTGGGAAATGTCTTCCAGGTCCCAGGGAAAGTCGGGTCGGCGGGTCAGGAGCGACAGGTGCGATAAGACGCTTTGGGTGGTTTCGCCTGTGACATACGGCCGCGGCGCAGCTTCACCGTAGCCCCTGGGGCCGTCTCTGCGGCAAATCACTTCGGCGATAACGTTGGCGGCGGAAGACCCTTTTTTGAGAGAATGTGAAAAGTCACCTACGAACGGCAATATGACCGGGAAAAGATTTATCTGATGTATCTTCAAGTTAAGCGTCTTTCCCTGATGCGGTATCGACAGAAGACGGTTTTAGCGGCAGGGTCATGATGAACGCGGCGCCCTCATCGGGTTTGCTGTTGACTTCGATGATCCCGCCGTGATCGACGATATTCTGGTGGGCGATAAAAAGTCCCAAGCCGGTGCCGCTGTGGATGGTGCTTTTATGCTTGGTGGTGAAATATGGGTCGAAAATTTCATTGATGACACCGGCAGGGATCCCCGGCCCGTTGTCCGTGATTTCGATCTGGATGTCGGCGCTGTTTCTCCTGGTGAAAAACTGCCGGGTCGCTATCTGGATGGTACCGTTTTCATAACTGAAGTCGATGGCATTTGAAAGAATGTTCAACACAGTTTCTTTCATTTTTTCAGTATCCATCCATACGGGCGGAATATCCGGACTGAACTGCCGCAGAATTTGTATCTTTTTGGAATTGCTCTGGGGCGAGACCAGCAGAA is a window encoding:
- a CDS encoding purine-nucleoside phosphorylase → MISENRSRVLEAVRYIKARIDKPAVLGLVTGTGLGESVGAIQVESSLQYGEIPGFPAATTESHPGRLLAGVIQGKQVIVLQGRLHLYEGYTPVEVTFPLRVLQELGVRRLILTNAAGGLNPLFRPGDIMTITDHINLTGTSPLIGPHEDGWGERFPDMSATYDRNLIALAQTAAKAEGLSLRQGVYAGSTGPALETPAEVRYLQRIGADAVGFSTVQEVLAAVQARMRILGLSVITNVHDPDRPVAATAAEIIALARGAAPKLGAIIAAVVRGL
- a CDS encoding enolase C-terminal domain-like protein translates to MKIHQINLFPVILPFVGDFSHSLKKGSSAANVIAEVICRRDGPRGYGEAAPRPYVTGETTQSVLSHLSLLTRRPDFPWDLEDISQVRSFIAALPADKTRNAAICAIETALLDALGKSRDIPILEYFPKSHRTDSVVYGAAIHLGSTETITERSRMIKRLGIRQVRVKMDRDFHGNSRTIETVISILGPDCDLRIDVNGAWDDRLALKHIPLLTALPVKVVEQPLDPASAALPEFSAAMAAKNIRLMADESACSLPDAAEILADGFYDMINIRLSKCGGFHRSLAIIDFLRSHGLYFQVGCQLGESGLLSAAGRTLALLCRDALYVDGSYDKFLLKENITLDNVSFNAGGLAGPLTGPGLGVRVSPQQIERLNRGLSRETLLRP